GTCTAACGATCTCCTCAGGATTTTATATAGGCGATACCACCCGCCTTCGCGCTAATTCTAGAGCACTTGCTGTTCAAGAAGAAACCCAATTCTTAAGCGAGAAGTTTGAATTTAACGATTTTCCTTTATTCAAGCGCACCTTGCCTCCTGGTAAACCTCCTATTCTTATAAACAGCCGCTTCGTTGATCATCACCCTGCTATACATGTAGATCATGTAGATGTAAAAGGGATATCCACAGCAGCCACCTTTCAGATCGGAAGCCTTCAAACGATTGCAGGCTCCTCCCGGGTGAAACATGTACGAATTCTTCGTCAGGAACGATAAGGGGTTTATTCACATAAGCTAAGTTAGTATAAATACAAGAAGGAGGGCTTCCAAGTATGCCAGCCATCATCGGACCCTTTCGCATCAACAGTATTAGCGGCGGAGTTGTGAATATGGGAGATTCTTTTTATATTTCGCCAAGAAGCACTTCGGAATCTGTATCAGGTTCAGGTTCGAATAACACAGGGGATTTCATTTGCACAAACAGCGGATTTAGCAAAACTAAGCCAATTGAACCTGCGGTCAGCGAAGGAAATATTGTCAGCGGCACTTAAAAAAGAGGTATGGCCCGGGGGCCATACCTCTTTATCGCCTCTTCCGATAAGATCGACGAGTTACTATTCTTTTTTCCGGGTCCTGCTTTTTCACCCATTTTAAGAACTTCTTCATATCCGGATGATCCGCCAAACGCTCCGGGGTATGGTAAAAGCGTGCAAGCTCTTCATTCGTAAACAGCACATGAATTTGCCGGTGGCAGGCTCCACATAACATAACTGTCGGGCCTTCTGCACCTCCATGCTGCTTAGGAATTAAATGATGCTCTGTTGTCTGAACAGGAGTTCTTAAGCACAGCTCACACGTTTTATCTTTCATGATCCCCAACCTCCACGACGTGAGGACCATCAAAGAAGAAGAGATAGCTTCTCTCGACCGGGCGATTCCATATTTTCTCTAGAGCCGTCCGATATAAATGAAGCTGAGTACGGTAGCGATCTTTCATCTTTTCAGCCGCCCCTTCTCCTTCAGGAACTGAGTCAGTTTTATAATCGAGTATTAACCAGCCTTCTCCATAAGGAATAACCGCATCAATAACTCCCTGGATAAAGACTTTTTCATCGGTTGCTCCTTCCCAGTCGTTGTAAACTTTATGGGCCGGCAGTGTTAAACTAAAAGGCACTTCACGGTGAACTTCTTCGGCTTCAAGGATTCGTTCTCCTATTGAAGTTGTGAAAAAGGAAGCGATCGCTTCGTGATTAATTTCATCCGCTTCTTCTCTTCGCAAAATATCCTTAGAGAAAAGGTGTTCGACGAATTCTTCAACTTCTGCCGCACTTTTCGCTTCATTTAAAGGAATGTGCTGCATGACGGTGTGCATCGCTGTTCCGATCTCTCCTGCTGAGAGCCCTTGGTTTTCCTGCATAAACCTCGGCCTTTTCACGAGCGGAGCCCGATATGGAACTAACAGCTGGTCACTCGAATATTCATCAATGGACTCTCGCTGGCGCTTAATTTCAGTAACGGTCTGTTTCGCACGCGCATGAGCTGCCTGTTCGTGTGGGTATTTATAATTGAGCCTCTCAACAAGCGGGCTTTGTTCTCTCTCTTCACCATCCCACTTGGCGATTTGCTCCTGAAGCTTCTCATCCCGAAGCTTCTCGATTTCTTCTATATGGGAATAATCACTGCCATGAGACAATTGAACCTCCCACTGAGAGGCATCATATTGAATCTCACCAGCTGTTTTCACTTCCACCCCTTCCCCGCGAAGGTTGGCTGTATCCTGGTGACGGATTAAAGCAGGACCCACCCAGTCAAGGTAAGACTTTGCTTCCAGTCGGTCATGAGGCGGAAGGACCCAGTTCGATTCCTCGACATAGCTCAGCCACTTCTCTCGTTTCTTTTCAAAAGAAGCAACATTTCCTACCATGACGAGTTTTTCCTTCGCTCTCGTTAAAGCAACATACAGGACGCGCATTTCCTCAGCCAGCAGTTCCCGTAATTTCACCCGTTTTATCGCATGGTACGCAAGCGTAGGGAACATTAAGCGCTTCTTAGGATCAATGTAACGCGAGCCAAAGCCATAATCTTTATGAAGCAAATAACGGTCTCGTAAATCCATCATGTTAAACGATTTATCCATCGCTCCCAAAATAACTACAGGGAATTCAAGACCTTTACTTTTATGGATGGTCATGATCCTGACGACATCTTCCTGCTCACCGAGAGCACGGGCGGCTCCTAAATCATCGCCGCGTTCTTCCATTCGTTCAATGAAGCGCAGGAAACGGAACAAGCCGCGGAATGAAGTGGATTCATAGCTTCTCGCCCGGTCATAAAGCGCCCGAAGGTTGGCCTGCCGCTGGCGTCCGCCCGGCATTCCGCCGACAAAATCATAATAGCCTGTTGCCCGGTAAATCTGCCAGATTAGTTCAGACAGCGCTCCTTGGCGGGCACGCTCTCTAAAATCGTCAAGTTTATCGGTGAACTGTTTAATTTTCTGGCCAAGTGGAGACGGTCCAATCGCTTTTTTCATTGATTCATAGTAAGTAACCCGCTGATCTTCTAATCTAAGCTGCATCAATTCATCTTCATTGAGGTCTACGATCGGCGATTTTAGAACCGAAGCGAGCGGAATATCCTGCCTTGGATTGTCAATTACTTTAAGAAGGTTCAGCATGATCTTCACTTCAATCGCCTCGAAATATTCTGTCGAAAGCTCGGCGTAAACCGGGATCCCCTGCTGCTTTAATTCATCAACGATCGTAGAAGCCCACGTCATCGATCTCATTAAGATTACGATATCGCGGAACTGGACCGGCCGCCTCACGCCTTTTTCCTTATCAATGATTTCAAGAGGGGGCTCCTCGCCGTAACCAAGCCATGTTCGGATTTTCTCTGCGTAAGCCCGGGCTTCCAGCTGCGCTTTTTCCAAGTCTTCAAATCCTTCTTCATCACTAGGCGTACTTTCTTCTTTTCCTTCTCTATCGATTATCAAAAGCTCGGTCTGAGCTTCTTCAGAAGGTGCCTCGTCATACATCAAGTTGCTGTAAATCAGCTCAGCTTCAGGCTCGTAATTCATTTCGCCGACTTCTTCATCAAGCACTTGGCGAAACACGTAGTTAGCCGCATCTAATACTTGCTTGCGACTGCGAAAATTACGGGCTAAGTCAATTCTCTCACCCTGCTGTTCATCCTTCCCATAAGTCCGGTACTTGTTTAAAAACAAGGCAGGTTCTGCATGCCTGAAACGGTAGATACTCTGCTTTACATCCCCTACCATAAATAAGCGGCCGGCTTCCGGAGCATCCGTTAAAAGACGAAGCAGTGTTTCCTGAACTAAGTTTGTATCCTGGTATTCATCGATTAAGACTTCCGAGAACTGTTCGTGAAAACCTCTTGCCACAGAAGAAGGTACAGGGTTTTCCTTTGTTGACGACTCGTCCAGTAAAATTTGCAGGCAGTAGTGCTCTAAGTCGGAAAAATCCACGACCGCTTTCTCACGCTTTAACTCCTGATACCGTTCGTGAAAATCTTTGACGACGGCAGTGAGCTGCTCCATTACGGGGTAAAGCGCGTGCATGTCGCTTAAATAACTGTCCAGCCGGCGCTGGAACCACTCTTCTTTCATATTCATCCAGCGCTTTTTATAACGATCCCTTATTTTCTTAGCCCGCTCTTTCTTGGCTTCATCGCACTCCATCTTTTTACGGGAAAGGGCAGCAAATTTACTCGTGCTTATATACGCCTGGAGTTCTTCCCATGACACAGCCAAAGCTCCTTTAGCCTGCTGAACCATTTCTAAATCAGCTTCTGCGGTTTCTCCATAGCTTGATGGTCCATCGGCTTCACGTGTTAAAGCGATGAACTGATGAATCTCAGACTCCATCGACATAAGCTGGCTGTCAACTTCCCTTTTTAACAGTTGGAGCCAGGAAATATTCGTCTCATCGCCTTCCGCATTCTTATACATGGCGGCCATTTCATCCAGCCACTTGTACGGCCATGGGTTTTGCATAGCAAAAGTATATAACCCTAAAATCAGCTGCTCAACGTCTAAATCGTTACGGTCACTTGAAAAACGATCGACCATGTCAAAGAAGCGGCGCTGTTCTTCTCCTTCTTTGCCGTACCAGTCTTCAAACAAGTCTTCTAGTACTTCCTGGCGAATTAAATCTGCTTCAACGTCATCGGCAATCCGAAATCCCGGATCAAGATCCAGCAGATAAGCATAGCGCCGCACAACATCCATACAGAATGAGTGAAGCGTAGAAATCGAAGCATTTTGAAGGAGGGAAAGCTGCTTCTTTAAGTGCCGCGATTCGGGGTTTTTTTCTAACGCTTTCGCTAAGGCCGCCCCTACGCGGTTTCTCATTTCCTGTGCTGCCGCATTTGTAAACGTAACGACAAGCAGTGAATCAATATCAGAAGGGTTGTCTTTATTTAATAGCTTCTGGATAATTCGTTCGACGAGAACAGCGGTTTTCCCAGACCCGGCAGCCGCGGCTACTAGTACGTTCGTTCCTTCAGTATATATCGCTTTTTCTTGCTCTTTCGTCCAGCTAACCACGGGTACTCTCCTCTCGTTTAGAAATTTGCTGTATGACTTCATCTTCTTTTAAATCCCTGAGCTTGCGGTACTGGTGCTCCTCAATGGACGGGTCAAACTGGCAGACCGACCGAAACGGACAATAATCACACGCCGCTTGATCACCTTTGAGGAACGGATCGAGTTTCACTTCTCCTTCTGTTACATTCTCACCAGCTTGCACCATAAGTGAGCGCGTATAGGAACGCAAGTCATCAAAACGACCTTTTTCCATCGTCTTTGATCCTTTGTAAAAGCCTCCATTGGCTTTAATTCCTGCAGGCACGATCTCACTGCGGCCTTTCTCAAGGGTCGTATCCATCATGGAGACAAGCTGTTCATCTTCTAGCAGCAAGCCCGACATTTTGAACTTCTTAAAGATCTCTTTTTCCACTTCATCGTCTGAGAGCCACGACGGCTTAGAAATCATCGGATTATGAACGTGGAAATACAGCATCCCCGCAGGTGTGGCAGGAGCTCCGAGCCACTGCTTTGCATTGGTAAGAACGACATCTAAGTAGGCAAGCATCTGAAGAGCCAGTCCATAATAAACGTCGACTAAATTTAAATCCCTGGAACTTGATTTGTAATCTATAATTCTCAGGAATATTTCGTTTTCTGCCAGCGCCCGGTCGACACGGTCAATTCGTCCTCGCAGCATCAAGTCGTGTCCGTTATTTAGCGGCAGTGTTAAAGGCGGCAGCTGGGTATCAGGACCTGTGCCAAACCCTAACTCCAGGCCTACGGGTGAAAAGTGACTTTTTCTTGCCTGTGCACTAAGAATAAACGCTGCCCGGGCAATGACAGCCTGCAGTTTATATTTAATGTAGTGGTGACGGTTGGAACTGTGTAAAATCTGGTTCTGCAAAATAGGTGCCAGTTGATTTGTTGCTTTTTCCGCATACTGGTTCGTCTGGTCCTGATTCAGCTGTGCAAAATCCCGGCCTTCCTGCTTAACCCATTCAGTAATTTGTTTTAAGGCTTCATGGAAAAGCTGGCCGATATCCGGTGCATCAAGCTTGTATGTTCTGCGCTCCTCAAGCTTCAGGCTATGCCTTGAAAAGTATTGGTAGGAACAGCGGTGATACGTTTCCATTTGAGAAACGCTCGTCTTAACCGGCCCTGTAAACAAACGCTCCGTCGTCGACTTTGATAAATTGACAGGCTTGCTTTGATAAAACAAGCTTCGAAGCACCCGGTTCGTAAGCCCTGTACTGCTTTCATGATCCATATACCAATAGAGCACATCCCACCAGACGTCATCAATTGGGTACCCTCTTAAATAACGGGCGAATTGAGCCGTTAAGGCAGATCTCGTCTTCATAGGGGTTGTGATAAACCTTGAAGCATCTGCGACATCATCAGGGTCCTGCAGCAGCAGACGGTTTGCTGCAGCCGGGAAGAGTTCCTCTAATCTTTGAACCACCTGAGAAGGAATCTTCGACTTCCCTTCTTCATTACTCAGCGGATAACTGAGCCAGACATAGTCTCTCCCCATTGTTAAGGCCAGATAAATGTAAAAGCGGTCATCTAATAACTGGCGGGTACTTCCGTCTGCAAGCTTAAGTCCTCCTTCTGATAAGAGCGAGCGTTCTTTCTCAGAAATCATTCCGTCGCTTGCCGGCTTCATCGGCCAAATGCCATCAGTCACACCTAACAAAAAGGCAGCCTTAATGCCTGTAATTCTTGAACGGTCGATATTACCGACGACGACATGATCCATACTCGGCGGTACATGGGCAAATGTAAGAGCTTCAAGCCCGCTCTCTATCGTGCTTCTAAATACCTGAAGCGAGATCGTTTCATCACCGGCCATTTCAACAACTTCGTCTAAAAGCTGAAGAACTTCATCCCATACCTGCTCCTGCTCACGGCCTCGTTCAATCTCTCCATTTTCATCATAATAGTCGCGCCATTTTTCAAGCTGAACAGGTACATCCATGCGATCGAGCCAGTAATATATAGCTTTTGCCCGTTCGGCGATCGTCTTCGCTTCACGAAGCTCATGGTCAAATGGCTCGAGCGCATCAACCACCTGTTTTCGATAGGCGTTGATACGGACCTGCTTCGCTTTTTCTTCATTTGTCTGAGCAGCTTGATCAAATCCTCTGAAGCGCTGATACACCCATGGCTCTTCACTGAACCAGCGCTCACGCTTACGAATGCCATATTCAAGCACATAGTTCTCCAGCTCATCAATCGCTTCTTCATCCAAAGGATATTTACTGTCGGTAACTGGAATAAATCCGGTTTTTAACAGCCTGAAGACCGCGTCATACCGATAGTCTCCTTCAATTACGTCAAGTCCTGAGCGAATCAGCTCAATCATCGGGTGATTAAGCATCGTCCGTTTTTCATCGATAAATACAGGGATGCCGTAATCTTCAAATAGCGTTTCAATGAGGTTGTGATAAACATTCGGTTCTCTCACAAGAATCGCGATATCTCTATATCGATAGCCCTTATCCCTGACAAGGTGAAGGATCTGTTGGGCTGCACCTTCCACTTCTGCCCGCGGATGGACAGCTTCCGCGAGCTGTATCGGCACATCACTCCCTTCATAAGCGGGAGCCGGCCGTTCATCGAAATACCTCTCTAAATGCTTTAGTGCGGGACGTTCC
This window of the Halobacillus sp. Marseille-Q1614 genome carries:
- a CDS encoding spore germination protein GerPE, coding for MLNRRLAEVGHVKVTSLTISSGFYIGDTTRLRANSRALAVQEETQFLSEKFEFNDFPLFKRTLPPGKPPILINSRFVDHHPAIHVDHVDVKGISTAATFQIGSLQTIAGSSRVKHVRILRQER
- a CDS encoding spore germination protein gives rise to the protein MPAIIGPFRINSISGGVVNMGDSFYISPRSTSESVSGSGSNNTGDFICTNSGFSKTKPIEPAVSEGNIVSGT
- a CDS encoding HNH endonuclease, encoding MKDKTCELCLRTPVQTTEHHLIPKQHGGAEGPTVMLCGACHRQIHVLFTNEELARFYHTPERLADHPDMKKFLKWVKKQDPEKRIVTRRSYRKRR
- the addA gene encoding helicase-exonuclease AddAB subunit AddA; the protein is MVSWTKEQEKAIYTEGTNVLVAAAAGSGKTAVLVERIIQKLLNKDNPSDIDSLLVVTFTNAAAQEMRNRVGAALAKALEKNPESRHLKKQLSLLQNASISTLHSFCMDVVRRYAYLLDLDPGFRIADDVEADLIRQEVLEDLFEDWYGKEGEEQRRFFDMVDRFSSDRNDLDVEQLILGLYTFAMQNPWPYKWLDEMAAMYKNAEGDETNISWLQLLKREVDSQLMSMESEIHQFIALTREADGPSSYGETAEADLEMVQQAKGALAVSWEELQAYISTSKFAALSRKKMECDEAKKERAKKIRDRYKKRWMNMKEEWFQRRLDSYLSDMHALYPVMEQLTAVVKDFHERYQELKREKAVVDFSDLEHYCLQILLDESSTKENPVPSSVARGFHEQFSEVLIDEYQDTNLVQETLLRLLTDAPEAGRLFMVGDVKQSIYRFRHAEPALFLNKYRTYGKDEQQGERIDLARNFRSRKQVLDAANYVFRQVLDEEVGEMNYEPEAELIYSNLMYDEAPSEEAQTELLIIDREGKEESTPSDEEGFEDLEKAQLEARAYAEKIRTWLGYGEEPPLEIIDKEKGVRRPVQFRDIVILMRSMTWASTIVDELKQQGIPVYAELSTEYFEAIEVKIMLNLLKVIDNPRQDIPLASVLKSPIVDLNEDELMQLRLEDQRVTYYESMKKAIGPSPLGQKIKQFTDKLDDFRERARQGALSELIWQIYRATGYYDFVGGMPGGRQRQANLRALYDRARSYESTSFRGLFRFLRFIERMEERGDDLGAARALGEQEDVVRIMTIHKSKGLEFPVVILGAMDKSFNMMDLRDRYLLHKDYGFGSRYIDPKKRLMFPTLAYHAIKRVKLRELLAEEMRVLYVALTRAKEKLVMVGNVASFEKKREKWLSYVEESNWVLPPHDRLEAKSYLDWVGPALIRHQDTANLRGEGVEVKTAGEIQYDASQWEVQLSHGSDYSHIEEIEKLRDEKLQEQIAKWDGEEREQSPLVERLNYKYPHEQAAHARAKQTVTEIKRQRESIDEYSSDQLLVPYRAPLVKRPRFMQENQGLSAGEIGTAMHTVMQHIPLNEAKSAAEVEEFVEHLFSKDILRREEADEINHEAIASFFTTSIGERILEAEEVHREVPFSLTLPAHKVYNDWEGATDEKVFIQGVIDAVIPYGEGWLILDYKTDSVPEGEGAAEKMKDRYRTQLHLYRTALEKIWNRPVERSYLFFFDGPHVVEVGDHER
- the addB gene encoding helicase-exonuclease AddAB subunit AddB, with protein sequence MGLQFILGRSGAGKGTRCLEEIRSRLKKDPTGPPILYIVPDQMTFQQEYTLLKNGDVDGTIRAQVFSFSRLAWRVLQETGGGTKKFITSTGIQMMLRKIVEERTSDWRVFQKAIEKQGFIEQLEGMITEFKRYKIEPEHIHAHLQTMEQFSHLTSHEQGLHDKLEDLVYIYDRLVDATRQQYIDSEDQLQMLAEKIPQASFLQRAEVYIDGFHSFTPQEYAVIEALFSKCSNVHVALTADDPKSDENEELDLFHETKETYFTIRQMARESGCPVAEDIVLDPANGRFQERPALKHLERYFDERPAPAYEGSDVPIQLAEAVHPRAEVEGAAQQILHLVRDKGYRYRDIAILVREPNVYHNLIETLFEDYGIPVFIDEKRTMLNHPMIELIRSGLDVIEGDYRYDAVFRLLKTGFIPVTDSKYPLDEEAIDELENYVLEYGIRKRERWFSEEPWVYQRFRGFDQAAQTNEEKAKQVRINAYRKQVVDALEPFDHELREAKTIAERAKAIYYWLDRMDVPVQLEKWRDYYDENGEIERGREQEQVWDEVLQLLDEVVEMAGDETISLQVFRSTIESGLEALTFAHVPPSMDHVVVGNIDRSRITGIKAAFLLGVTDGIWPMKPASDGMISEKERSLLSEGGLKLADGSTRQLLDDRFYIYLALTMGRDYVWLSYPLSNEEGKSKIPSQVVQRLEELFPAAANRLLLQDPDDVADASRFITTPMKTRSALTAQFARYLRGYPIDDVWWDVLYWYMDHESSTGLTNRVLRSLFYQSKPVNLSKSTTERLFTGPVKTSVSQMETYHRCSYQYFSRHSLKLEERRTYKLDAPDIGQLFHEALKQITEWVKQEGRDFAQLNQDQTNQYAEKATNQLAPILQNQILHSSNRHHYIKYKLQAVIARAAFILSAQARKSHFSPVGLELGFGTGPDTQLPPLTLPLNNGHDLMLRGRIDRVDRALAENEIFLRIIDYKSSSRDLNLVDVYYGLALQMLAYLDVVLTNAKQWLGAPATPAGMLYFHVHNPMISKPSWLSDDEVEKEIFKKFKMSGLLLEDEQLVSMMDTTLEKGRSEIVPAGIKANGGFYKGSKTMEKGRFDDLRSYTRSLMVQAGENVTEGEVKLDPFLKGDQAACDYCPFRSVCQFDPSIEEHQYRKLRDLKEDEVIQQISKREESTRG